One stretch of Tenacibaculum sp. MAR_2010_89 DNA includes these proteins:
- a CDS encoding solute:sodium symporter family transporter, with the protein MQFVTFLTFTAIVAVISYYKSKQTKKITSDGYFLGGRSLTGWVIAGSLLLTNLSTEQIVGLNGAAFKEGILVMAWETLAAIAMVVTAIVLLPKYLKEGITTVPQFLETRYDKMTKTIASGLFLSGYVIVLLPIVLYTGALALNSMFDIPQLLGVNKTVALWITIWGIGLIGAMYAVLGGLKAVAISDTINAVGLLIGGLLIPYFGLLLIGNDSIIDGVIILTEKAPEKFKVIGNERSSIPFGTIFTGMMLVQLFYWGTNQAIIQRALGAKNLKEGQKGLIYAAFIKILGPLIVVLPGIIAFYIFGNTLESPDEAYPELVKKVLPNELVGFFAAVLFGAILSSFNSTLNSSITLYSVDIYKSHIKTDASEIDLIKAGKSFGIILTIIAMCVAPLLLYAGGIFSYLQEANGIYSIPILTIVVVGYFTKYVPAKAAKVGIISGSLLYIISQFVLKPYVFGKENYPHFLHVMAILFVLNIIIMLVIGKLQPRKNSFNLVYTKHVNITPWKYVTIAGVVISVIVVYSYIYFS; encoded by the coding sequence ATGCAATTTGTTACGTTTCTAACTTTCACAGCGATAGTTGCTGTAATATCTTATTATAAAAGTAAACAAACAAAAAAAATAACATCTGATGGGTATTTTTTAGGAGGAAGAAGTTTAACAGGTTGGGTAATTGCTGGATCACTTTTATTAACCAATTTATCGACAGAGCAAATTGTTGGACTAAATGGAGCTGCTTTTAAAGAGGGGATATTAGTAATGGCTTGGGAAACACTAGCAGCAATAGCCATGGTAGTTACAGCAATTGTATTATTACCTAAATATTTAAAAGAAGGTATAACAACCGTGCCTCAATTTTTAGAAACACGATATGATAAAATGACAAAAACAATAGCATCTGGGCTGTTTTTATCAGGTTATGTTATTGTATTATTACCTATTGTTTTATATACAGGAGCTCTTGCCTTGAACAGTATGTTTGATATACCTCAATTATTAGGAGTAAATAAAACAGTTGCTTTATGGATAACAATTTGGGGTATAGGATTAATAGGTGCTATGTATGCAGTTTTAGGTGGTTTGAAAGCAGTAGCAATATCTGATACAATTAATGCAGTTGGATTATTAATAGGAGGGTTGTTAATTCCTTATTTTGGATTACTTTTAATAGGAAATGATAGTATTATTGATGGAGTTATTATTTTAACTGAAAAGGCACCTGAAAAATTCAAAGTTATTGGAAATGAAAGATCTTCGATTCCTTTTGGAACTATTTTCACGGGAATGATGTTAGTGCAGCTATTTTACTGGGGAACAAATCAAGCCATAATTCAAAGAGCACTAGGAGCAAAAAATTTAAAAGAAGGCCAAAAAGGATTAATATATGCTGCTTTTATAAAAATTTTAGGACCTTTAATTGTTGTATTACCTGGAATTATTGCCTTTTACATTTTTGGAAATACTCTTGAGAGTCCAGATGAGGCTTATCCAGAGTTGGTAAAAAAAGTATTGCCAAATGAATTAGTGGGTTTTTTTGCTGCCGTATTATTCGGAGCTATTTTATCATCGTTTAATTCGACGTTGAATTCTTCAATAACTTTATATAGTGTTGATATTTATAAATCGCACATTAAAACTGATGCTTCTGAGATAGATCTTATAAAAGCTGGGAAAAGTTTTGGGATTATATTAACTATTATAGCAATGTGTGTAGCCCCTTTACTTCTGTATGCAGGTGGTATATTTAGTTATTTACAAGAAGCTAATGGAATTTATTCAATTCCTATTTTAACAATTGTTGTTGTTGGATATTTTACAAAGTATGTACCAGCTAAAGCTGCAAAAGTTGGAATTATTTCTGGTTCATTATTATATATTATTAGCCAATTTGTACTTAAACCATATGTTTTTGGGAAAGAGAATTATCCCCATTTTTTACATGTAATGGCCATTTTATTTGTACTTAATATAATAATCATGTTGGTTATAGGAAAGCTACAGCCAAGGAAAAACTCTTTTAATTTAGTGTACACAAAACATGTTAATATAACTCCATGGAAATATGTAACTATAGCTGGTGTAGTTATTAGTGTAATAGTTGTTTATTCATATATCTACTTTTCTTAA
- a CDS encoding glycoside hydrolase family 2 TIM barrel-domain containing protein — protein MKRKLSIITFTISVLLLINSCKTKSLIEVSKQVNHYNHKIFEENKLPPRASFFGYETSNLQKKEESKRFINLNGKWKFHWTKDPKKRPKTFQNINFDDTDWKTIPVPANWEVEGYGYPIYLDERFPFTTKWPNAPEDYNPVGTYRKKIDLSSDFLLEDVILHFSGAKSAMYVYVNGNYVGYSQGSKTPAEFNISSYLTKGSNIIALQMFRWSDASYLESQDMLRMSGIERDVYLYTRPKIFIEDYNIKTNLDDSYKNGVFEGTILITNSTNSVKSKKITTQVIDNNSVVILEEKEISIPANTTIKVVAHNNLKAVKSWSAEEPNLYTLKILLEDENRKEENQYVTKKIGFKRVEIKNAQVLINGKAIYFKGVDRHETDPYTGHVISKESMLKDITLMKQNNINAVRSSHYPNSPYWLDLCDTYGLYVIDEANIESHPLAISEKTQIGNERSWLPAHLMRTKRMYFRDRNHVSIYSWSLGNEAGEGKIFKATYKWLKNHDKNRIVQYEPAGKEDYTDVYCPMYPKPEYLIKHGESKSKKPSVMIEYAHAMGNSVGNLQDYWNIIEKYPNLQGGYIWDWVDQSLEYKDEKGKPYLAYGHDYHPDLPTDGNFLNNGLVDPYRNPHPHLSEVKKVYEPVHFEYIGNGKIKVTNKNFFTDLSDKIISWKLLENGKEILKKKEENIDIKPQESLVLNIGSLPKFHSLKEYIFQVSLYQKNKMSLIPANHEVAWDEFVLQKRNFLDENENKGNRLTINSEENTLEVKNDKVVLKIDANSGEINSWVFEGEEITKEAIRPNFWRPPTDNDLGNGMDKWAKIWQNATYDYTSKLVKKPTVVNEGVFYEVEYYLPDNIAKVKVFYSLNNNGSLSIQYGFNPLKKELPNIPRIGMYVTLPNDFEEIFWYGKGPEETYWDRKTGQKTGVYSGEILKQFHKYSRPQETGNKTDVRWVKVVSKKLSLKVTGLNQNLLNTSIWPFRMKEIDFSSEEASVSASGLVPVTKKHGADIQIGNTIQWNIDFLQMGVGGDTSWGRLVHPEYTIPAKLPYKYSFIIQPKKL, from the coding sequence ATGAAAAGGAAACTGAGTATAATTACTTTTACTATTAGTGTATTATTATTAATTAATAGTTGTAAAACCAAATCATTAATTGAAGTTTCTAAACAAGTAAATCATTATAACCATAAAATTTTTGAAGAAAATAAGCTACCACCAAGAGCTTCTTTTTTTGGTTATGAAACTTCTAACCTTCAAAAAAAAGAAGAATCTAAAAGATTTATAAACCTGAACGGGAAATGGAAGTTTCATTGGACGAAAGATCCTAAAAAAAGACCAAAAACATTTCAAAACATCAATTTTGATGATACTGATTGGAAAACAATTCCTGTTCCAGCAAATTGGGAAGTAGAAGGCTATGGGTATCCAATATATTTAGATGAACGATTTCCTTTTACTACTAAATGGCCAAATGCTCCAGAAGATTACAATCCAGTAGGAACCTATAGAAAAAAAATAGACCTAAGCAGTGATTTTTTATTAGAGGATGTTATTTTACACTTCTCTGGAGCTAAATCTGCAATGTACGTATATGTGAATGGAAACTATGTTGGATATTCACAAGGAAGTAAGACACCTGCTGAGTTCAATATTTCTTCTTATCTAACTAAAGGTTCCAATATAATAGCTCTTCAAATGTTTCGTTGGTCTGACGCAAGTTATTTAGAAAGTCAAGATATGCTTAGAATGAGCGGAATTGAAAGAGATGTTTATTTGTATACTAGACCCAAGATTTTTATAGAAGATTATAATATTAAAACTAATTTGGATGACTCTTATAAAAATGGAGTATTTGAAGGAACAATTTTAATAACTAATTCAACAAATAGTGTAAAAAGCAAAAAAATAACTACACAAGTAATTGATAATAATTCTGTAGTTATTTTAGAAGAAAAAGAAATAAGTATCCCTGCAAATACAACAATTAAAGTTGTTGCCCATAATAATTTGAAAGCTGTAAAATCATGGTCTGCTGAAGAACCAAATCTTTATACTTTAAAAATTTTATTAGAAGATGAAAATAGGAAAGAAGAAAATCAATACGTAACTAAAAAGATAGGGTTTAAAAGAGTTGAAATTAAAAATGCACAAGTATTAATTAATGGGAAAGCTATTTATTTTAAAGGGGTTGATAGACACGAAACCGACCCATATACAGGTCACGTAATTTCTAAGGAATCAATGTTGAAGGATATTACTTTAATGAAGCAAAATAATATTAATGCCGTTCGTAGTTCTCATTATCCTAATTCTCCGTATTGGTTAGATTTGTGTGATACTTATGGATTATATGTAATTGATGAAGCAAATATTGAAAGTCATCCGTTGGCAATAAGTGAAAAAACGCAAATTGGTAATGAAAGGAGTTGGTTGCCTGCACATTTAATGCGTACCAAACGGATGTATTTTAGAGACAGGAACCATGTATCCATATATTCATGGTCATTAGGTAATGAAGCAGGAGAAGGAAAGATTTTCAAAGCTACTTATAAATGGTTAAAAAATCATGATAAAAATAGAATAGTACAATATGAGCCTGCAGGGAAAGAAGATTATACAGATGTGTATTGTCCGATGTACCCTAAGCCAGAATATTTAATTAAGCACGGGGAATCAAAATCTAAGAAACCATCTGTAATGATTGAATATGCACATGCAATGGGGAATTCAGTAGGGAATTTACAAGATTATTGGAATATTATAGAAAAATATCCTAATCTGCAAGGAGGTTATATATGGGATTGGGTAGATCAAAGCCTAGAATATAAAGATGAAAAAGGAAAACCTTATTTGGCTTATGGACACGATTATCATCCAGATTTACCAACAGATGGTAATTTTTTAAATAATGGATTAGTAGACCCATATAGAAATCCTCATCCACATCTTTCAGAAGTTAAAAAAGTATACGAGCCAGTACATTTTGAGTATATAGGAAACGGTAAAATAAAGGTAACAAACAAGAACTTTTTTACTGATTTGTCTGATAAAATTATATCATGGAAATTATTAGAAAATGGAAAAGAAATTTTAAAAAAGAAGGAAGAAAATATTGATATAAAACCTCAAGAGAGCTTAGTTTTAAATATTGGAAGTTTACCTAAGTTTCATTCATTAAAAGAGTATATTTTCCAAGTTAGTTTGTATCAAAAAAATAAAATGAGTTTAATTCCAGCTAATCATGAAGTTGCTTGGGATGAATTTGTGCTTCAAAAAAGAAATTTCTTAGACGAAAATGAAAATAAAGGAAATAGGTTAACTATTAATTCAGAAGAAAATACTTTAGAAGTTAAAAATGATAAAGTAGTTTTAAAAATTGATGCTAATTCTGGGGAAATAAATTCGTGGGTTTTTGAAGGAGAAGAAATAACAAAAGAAGCGATTCGTCCTAATTTTTGGAGACCACCCACCGATAATGACCTTGGGAATGGAATGGATAAATGGGCTAAGATTTGGCAAAATGCTACTTATGATTATACTTCTAAATTAGTTAAAAAACCAACAGTAGTTAATGAAGGAGTCTTTTATGAAGTAGAATATTATTTACCTGACAATATAGCAAAAGTAAAAGTATTTTATAGTTTAAATAACAATGGTAGTTTAAGTATTCAATATGGATTTAACCCATTAAAAAAAGAGTTACCTAATATTCCCAGAATAGGAATGTATGTAACATTACCTAATGATTTTGAAGAAATTTTCTGGTATGGTAAAGGACCAGAAGAAACTTATTGGGATAGAAAAACTGGTCAAAAAACTGGCGTATATTCAGGTGAAATTTTAAAACAATTTCATAAGTATTCAAGACCTCAAGAAACAGGAAATAAAACAGATGTTCGTTGGGTAAAAGTAGTATCAAAAAAGTTGTCTTTGAAAGTTACTGGGTTAAATCAGAACCTATTAAATACAAGTATATGGCCCTTTCGTATGAAAGAAATAGATTTTTCTAGCGAAGAAGCTAGTGTTTCAGCCTCTGGATTGGTGCCAGTAACTAAAAAACATGGAGCCGATATTCAAATAGGAAATACAATTCAATGGAATATTGATTTTTTACAAATGGGAGTAGGAGGAGACACTTCTTGGGGAAGATTAGTGCATCCAGAATATACCATACCAGCAAAATTACCTTATAAATATTCATTTATAATACAACCTAAAAAATTATAG